The following proteins come from a genomic window of Microbacterium lemovicicum:
- a CDS encoding transglutaminase-like domain-containing protein produces the protein MQRVVTAELDLELGASVDLIFSIATAQPVPLSREILTFTQGDREYTPTEIVDQSGSRLHRLTGEAGRLEVRYEAVVDGAAASIRTSDLEAITYLRPSRYCQSDEVFSQARRQFRGLGGHELIAAVSDFVSASVTYTPGLSMGTDSAVTTLMTGQGVCRDYAHVVIALLRAMDMPARYAACYAPGLRPMDFHAVAEAYHDGAWYVLDATRLADRRSLVRIATGRDAADCAFLSYHGGHVAMPHMRVDAWTVPDDADGDSVAAADEDAADDFTSLVQIA, from the coding sequence GTGCAACGCGTCGTGACCGCTGAACTGGACCTCGAGCTGGGCGCGTCGGTCGACCTCATCTTCTCGATCGCGACGGCCCAGCCCGTGCCGCTGTCGCGTGAGATCCTGACGTTCACGCAGGGCGATCGCGAGTACACCCCGACCGAGATCGTCGACCAGTCCGGCAGCCGCCTGCACCGCCTCACCGGGGAGGCCGGACGGCTCGAGGTGCGCTACGAGGCGGTCGTCGACGGGGCGGCCGCCAGCATCCGCACGAGCGATCTCGAAGCCATCACCTACCTGCGTCCGAGCCGCTACTGCCAGTCCGACGAGGTGTTCTCCCAGGCCCGCCGGCAGTTCCGCGGCCTCGGCGGTCACGAGCTCATCGCGGCGGTGTCGGACTTCGTCTCCGCGAGCGTCACCTACACGCCGGGGCTCAGCATGGGCACCGACAGCGCGGTGACCACCCTCATGACGGGCCAGGGCGTCTGCCGCGACTACGCGCACGTCGTGATCGCGCTGCTGCGGGCGATGGACATGCCCGCCCGTTACGCCGCCTGCTACGCGCCGGGCCTGCGCCCGATGGACTTCCATGCCGTCGCCGAGGCCTACCACGACGGTGCCTGGTACGTGCTGGACGCGACCCGCCTGGCCGACCGCCGGAGCCTCGTGCGCATCGCCACGGGACGGGACGCCGCGGACTGCGCCTTCCTCAGCTACCACGGAGGTCACGTCGCGATGCCGCACATGCGCGTGGACGCCTGGACCGTGCCCGACGATGCCGACGGTGACTCCGTAGCCGCCGCGGATGAGGACGCCGCGGACGACTTCACCTCCCTGGTGCAGATCGCCTGA